The following coding sequences are from one Ornithorhynchus anatinus isolate Pmale09 chromosome 11, mOrnAna1.pri.v4, whole genome shotgun sequence window:
- the MMP2 gene encoding 72 kDa type IV collagenase: protein MKPQVSSPVLCFFIQILVLRVSPPTSAAPSPIIKFPGDVSPRTDKELAVQYLNTFYGCPKEKCNLFVLKDTLKKMQKFFGLPETGELDQNTIDTMKKPRCGNPDVANYNFFPRKPKWDKNQISYRIIGYTPDLDPETVDDAFARAFQVWSDVTPLKFSRIHDGEADIMINFGRWEHGDGYPFDGKDGLLAHAFAPGSGVGGDSHFDDDELWTLGEGQVVRVKYGNADGEYCRFPFLFNGKEYTSCTDAGRSDGFLWCSTSYDFESEGKYGFCPHESLFTMGGNAEGQPCKFPFKFQGSSYDSCTTEGRTDGYRWCGTTEDYDRDKKYGFCPETAMSTVGGNSEGAPCVFPFTFLGNKHESCTSAGRSDGKMWCATSANYDDDRKWGFCPDQGYSLFLVAAHEFGHAMGLEHSEDPGALMAPIYTFTKSFRLSNDDIKGIQELYGGSTDFGPGPSPTLGPVTPEICKQDIVFDGVAQIRGETFFFKDRFLWRKTSPQSKVTGPLLMATFWPDLPEKIDAVYEAPQEEKSVFFSGDEYWVYAASTLERGYPKKLSSLGLPADVTRVDAAFNWSKNKKTYIFSGEKFWRYNEVKKKMDPGFPKLIADSWNGVPDSPDAALDLQGSGHSYFFKDWYYLKMEDKSLKIVKVGSVKSDWLGC from the exons CAATATCTGAACACGTTCTACGGCTGCCCCAAGGAGAAATGCAACCTCTTTGTGCTGAAGGACACCTTAAAGAAGATGCAGAAGTTCTTTGGGCTCCCGGAGACTGGGGAGCTGGACCAGAACACGATCGACACCATGAAGAAGCCACGCTGTGGGAACCCGGACGTGGCCAATTACAATTTCTTTCCCAGAAAGCCCAAGTGGGATAAGAACCAGATCTCATACAG gatCATCGGCTACACCCCAGACCTGGACCCAGAGACGGTGGACGATGCCTTCGCCCGGGCTTTCCAGGTCTGGAGTGACGTCACCCCGCTCAAGTTCTCCCGGATCCACGACGGGGAGGCCGACATCATGATCAACTTCGGCCGCTGGG AGCACGGGGATGGCTACCCGTTTGATGGCAAAGATGGCTTGCTGGCTCACGCCTTCGCCCCAGGATCCGGCGTGGGCGGAGACTCCCACTTCGACGACGATGAGCTGTGGACTCTGGGCGAGGGACAAG TGGTCAGGGTGAAGTACGGGAATGCTGACGGCGAATACTGCAGATTCCCGTTCCTGTTCAACGGCAAGGAGTACACCAGCTGCACGGACGCCGGCCGCAGCGACGGCTTCCTCTGGTGCTCCACCTCCTACGACTTTGAGTCTGAGGGGAAGTACGGCTTCTGCCCCCATGaat CGCTGTTCACCATGGGGGGCAATGCGGAGGGGCAGCCCTGCAAGTTCCCCTTCAAGTTCCAGGGCTCCTCCTATGACAGCTGCACCACAGAGGGACGGACAGACGGCTACCGCTGGTGCGGCACCACCGAGGATTATGACCGGGACAAGAAGTACGGCTTCTGCCCGGAGACCG CCATGTCGACGGTCGGGGGGAACTCAGAGGGAGCCCCCTGTGTGTTTCCCTTCACCTTCCTGGGGAACAAGCACGAATCCTGCACCAGCGCCGGCCGCAGCGACGGCAAGATGTGGTGTGCCACCTCCGCCAACTACGACGACGATCGCAAGTGGGGATTCTGCCCGGACCAGG GTTACAGCCTGTTCCTGGTGGCTGCCCACGAGTTCGGTCACGCCATGGGCCTGGAGCACTCGGAGGACCCTGGGGCCCTGATGGCCCCCATCTACACCTTCACCAAGAGCTTCCGCCTGTCCAATGACGACATCAAAGGCATCCAGGAACTCTACG GAGGATCTACCGACTTTGGCCCCGGCCCCAGTCCTACTCTGGGCCCTGTCACCCCGGAGATCTGCAAACAGGACATCGTGTTTGACGGCGTCGCGCAGATTCGGGGTGAGACGTTTTTCTTCAAGGACAG ATTCCTGTGGCGAAAAACGAGCCCCCAGAGCAAGGTCACGGGCCCCTTGCTCATGGCCACGTTCTGGCCTGACTTGCCGGAGAAGATCGACGCGGTCTACGAGGCCCCCCAGGAGGAGAAGTCTGTGTTTTTTTCAG GGGATGAGTACTGGGTCTACGCAGCCAGCACCCTGGAGAGGGGGTATCCGAAGAAACTCAGCAGCCTGGGTCTCCCTGCCGACGTGACACGGGTCGATGCCGCGTTTAACTGGAGCAAAAACAAGAAGACATACATCTTCTCGGGAGAGAAGTTCTGGAG gtaCAACGAAGTGAAGAAGAAAATGGATCCTGGTTTTCCCAAGCTCATAGCCGATTCTTGGAACGGAGTCCCCGACAGCCCAGATGCGGCACTGGACCTTCAGGGGAGCG GGCACAGCTACTTCTTCAAGGACTGGTATTATCTCAAAATGGAGGACAAGAGTTTGAAGATCGTTAAAGTTGGCAGCGTCAAATCCGACTGGCTGGGCTGCTGA